The genomic interval CTGGGCCTTATAAGaaccccctcctcttcttcctcctcattttttaaaagaagatttttcAAACGacgtggtttctctgtgtagccctggctgtcctagaacttgatctgtagaccaggctggcctcaaactcacacagatccacctgcttctgcctcccaagtgctaggattaaaggtctgcaccaccaCGTGTCTAAAGCCTTGcctcaaaagaaattaaaagacacccatgttcaaatattttctaatatttttcttaagGTAACCTTAACAAAGAGTGATAAGTGAAATAGACCCAGCAGAAAGTTAGtggtcactttatttttttatttctgtcagtAATGCAGATGGAACTCTGGGCCCTATACATGTTAAGCAGGCagctaccattgagctacactgCCAGGCAGAGTTGATTGAGTTGATGGTTGTTTACAAAAATGGAGCGAtgggaaaaaaagaggagggaaagcATGGTAGTGGAAGCTGTGCTGGCCTGCGTCCTTAgagcctgtgtgtctgtatcgGCTTTCAGATTTGGAGCCCTTCCAGAGGCCAAATCTGTTCTTGGCTCAGTCTTTCCAGTGATCCCGAAGCGGGACAGCAGACAGCCCCAGCCGGGTTAGTCcgttcccttccctccccctcagcTTCACATCTGGCACTGACGTCAACAGCAGCGAGGTGGGCGGTAACCATGTTTTTCTGCTCCCTCCCAGCCTCAGGAGAGGGGcggactccctcctccccaccccttacTCACACAAGCAGAGGGAGTCCAGTTCACAGGCCAGAAACAAACTTTTATTTCAAAGTGGGGACCTTCAAGTCACAAAGAGGTCAGCTATGGCTTCTGTCCTGATAAGGAGGACTGGAAACAGCCAGGAGCACTCCCCTGCACCATCTCTGTTTGGCCAGTTAGTCCTTCCAGGGGAAGGATACATTTCCAGCACTCTGATGAGGGAGGCCTTATAGGCAGCCTGAGATCAGAGTGTATTTGAGAGCAGGCCCCTGATAACATGATTATATAAGACATGACTGGGAAAGTTTTTTCCTTGGGTCGGTGGTCCTCATTTGTACAAGGTCTACGTGCACAATTCCAGGCCAGGAAACATGTATATTTGGGAAAATTAGTTGGGAGGAACATGTTTGAGAGGCAAGGGTGTGGAGGTGTCTGGGGAGTAACAGTTTGCTGTCACGGTGTGTCTCAGTGGGCAGAAGTTTGGAAGGGCCAAGATATTGTCATGTATGGTTTGGCTATGTGGATTACTGGCTGGTGGCCATAGATGGAGCCACTCATGTGCCTGGATGGTGGTGAGGTCATCCATGGGAGTAGACAGGAACATCTTTCTGGCTGTGACATGACCCCAGCTGGGGCATGCTGTTTTCTATGGCGGGGACCCAGCAACAGTGGTTAGATACGGAGAGTAAGAGTCCTGAACGCGGTTGGGTTGTCTGTGTAGGCAGTAGCTGGATGAGGGTTGTGAGCATACAGagttgtgtggtggacagtggggtatcTAGCTATATGCTTGGAATTCCAAATGGCCTATATTACATTTATGAAAGCTGAAAGCCTATGCACCtcatggtggtacatatctgtaattccagcgcacaggatgctgaggcaggaggatcacaagtttgagatcagcttgTGTCACCCCATGGCAAGATCCTGTTACAGATagccctctcaaaaaaaaaaaaaaaaaaaaaaaaaaaaaagcatatgcaTCAGATGCTGTGCAGTTGTGTAGTAGGGGTGTGGTCCCTGGTCTCCAcgtggtgtgtggtgtgtcctAGCTTCTGAGACACCTGCTTCACACACACCCTTGAGGCTGTTTCGTCCCAGATGGCTCCCACCTTCCAAATTCCTTCCTTCATCTGGACTGGTCGCCAGTGGGCCTGACTTGCAGCTGGAAGTCTGGGGGGATGTTGAAAAGTCCACTGATGGTTGGCTTCAGACTCAGGTCACCCGGTGGGCAGGGGGTGTCCAGGGAGAAGGCTTGCACAATGGCAGTGAAGAAGAGCCACAGTTCCGCCCGAGCCAGGCCTTCTCCCAGGCAGACTCGCTTACCTGGCAGGGAAGGACTGAGTCAGCTGTGGTCACATCTGGGCCTACAAACACAGGGAGCCCACAGAGACCCTGGGGTGCAGGAAAATGCCCCCCCAGCTGGAGCTGACACCACTGGCCAGTCAGCACCCTCTGATCAACCCTAAAGCCCGGTAGATACCTAAGGAGTAGGGCAGGAAGGCTTCATGTTTTCTCAACCGACCATCGACGTCCAGGAAGCGGTCTGGATGGAACTCTCCTGGGTTCTGGAAAACCGCAGGGTCATGCAGTACGGAGCCAATCAGAGGAAAGACCTCAGTGCCCTGAGGAGACAGGTAAAAGCTCACACAGATGGGTGTTCTACATTGATACTTTTAAGATAACTTGATTAGAAATTaaggcttttttttaaaaaagatttatttgtatttagatttttattttagtattttaaattatgtatatgtatatgtctcggtgtgtgtgtgtgtgcagatagaTTCTTGTGGATGCAGAAGCATCAggtccccctggagctggagttacaggcagctgtgagccgcCCAACATGGATGCTGAGAAGGAAACTTGGGTCTGCAGCTAACAGCACTATGGACTCTTTAAGTAAACACATCTGtgcctctcactctctctcttttcccattCGCTCCTATTTTCTTTCTAGaccagatctcattatgtagcccaggctagccttgaacttgcagcaattctcctgcctcagtttcccagtgcTGGCATAGCAGGGGTCTACCACCGTGCTGGGATAGCCAAGTGTTTTCTTTCAGTATTCACACTCACTGCCTCGTATAAAACAGGTTCACACAGTGGCCTCAGTCCTGTCCTCACACCTTGAATCTCTGGAATAAAGCTCAGGAAGAAGATAATAGTTTGCCCAACTTAAAGACGGAGAGTCTGGGTGTAGTGGCACgagccaggaggctgaggcaggaaggaggcaAGATTGCAAGTTCCAGCCCATGCTACTTAACAAGGTCttatatcaaaagaaaacaaactaaaccaaccaaccaaccaaccaaccaaccaaccaaccaacccacccacccccacaagaGTGTGTGTCTAGGGATGTAAGtcagtgatagaacacttgcttaatgtgtaagaggccctgggttccacccctAGTTCCTTATGGAGGTGATGGTTGATAtaaaaaagatggagaaactgaagcccagagaaCTTAAGCAGTAGCCAAAGAAACCCCTGGGGGAGGCTGGCAAAGTGTGTTATTTTTATACTGTTTTGAGATTCTGGGAGTCTGTTGTGATCCCGAGATTAAGTTGTGGCTGTGTGAAGCCACCTCTCTGGGGAATGTCCCAGGGAGGCAAAAGACAAGAGCGTGTGTGGGAGGGATGTCCAAGAAGGGACAGGCAGGGAGGGTTGCAGTCTGTCAGACCAGATAGAGCTTGTGTATTCTTGGGGCTGTTATGGTAGAGGGTGAAGGCAGGCGGAGGAACCAGAGCAGAGGCGCAAACACGACTTGCTAGGGAGTCTGGCTCATGGGGTGTGAGCTCCTGGAAAAACATCATGGGACTGTTATCAAGGAATAGAAAGGCAGGTTCAAGTGATTAAAGCTTAGGTTCTGGGTTCAAATCTTGTCTTCCTACTCTCTGGCTGGGTACATACCTCTTAGTtcttccatctgtaaaatgggtgtgATAATTACATAGGATTGTTTTggagatgaaagaaaataatgcTAACAGAAAGTATCCAGAACAATAGCTGACACAATGTGAGGTGTTCATTATGACGTTGTGGCTGTCCTCTGTAGGTACATAGGGCACCCACCCACCATCAAGAGTTGGGTAGATGTTTTACAAGCATTATCTTACAAGTCCGAATgactattattatatataatttagaagAGGGAGACATATTGAGACTCAGTGAATGAAGCAATTTGTTCAAGTTCCAGTTAAGAAAACAGGGCTAACATAAGGATTTGATTCCAGGAGCCACTGCTGCTGTTATCGCAGGATTGGGAATATATCGCCCCCTGGTGGTTCTATTCTGAACTGTTTTTCAATAgaagtgggagagaaagaggtggaTGGTGGTTGGAGTGAGGAtccagacagaggcagaggtatCAAAATGTAAATCTCAGGGCAGAGATAACTGCTCTGGCCGTGCCATAACCTACCTTGGGCAGAGTATATCCTCGGAAGCAAGTGGTCCTCGTGATGGTGTGGGGCATTCCCATGGGTACCAGTGCCAAGAGCCGCTGTGCTTCATGTAAAACAGCATCTGTGTAAGGCAGGCGAACTCGATCACTGAGACTCGGAGCCCTGCCTGGACCCAGCTCCTGGATCAGCTCCTCCCGAACACGCTCTGAATGCAAGAGGAGGGTTGCAGGTCAAGGGTGGGATGGACCCTGGGATCTTTCTCCCAGAAGCCTCATCTTGTGCAGCAGTGGTTTGGGGTAAAGCTAGCAGCACGTGAGGAGCAGCGTAGGCCTGGGGTCTTGTCAGCCTGTGTTGGCTATTATATCTATTTTGTCTTAACTCTCCTAACAAAAAATGGTGTTgagactggctgtcctggaaatcactgtgtagaccagcctggtcttgaactcacagagtgctGGCATAAAAGGTATGGGCATGGTGGACACTGTTATTGATCACCATTGTTTAGACTGAGCCTCAATCATTCAAAGTCATAGCTGAGACTAGTAATGACCCTGGGCCTCTAAGTGCTGTCTATCAGGTCAGGCTATTCCACTAGCCTTCAGGCATTTAGTTGGAAACACTGAGTTCCCTGGAGGTaggagtggggttgggggagggggatggttCATTTCCAGCCTGGTCTTTATCCATCTGCCTTCCTATACTACTGCAGGTTCAGGGCTAGCCTCAGCTCTGATCATGACTGTCACCTCTCTTTCACTGTTTTCTATTTTGCTTATAACCCAGGCTAGGCCTCAAACTCCCAGCTtactaaatgctggaattacaggagtaCACTACCTGGATGGTAACTccagtgtgtggggtgggggcatgcgcacatgtgcacactcgcCAGAGGAGGGTATCCGTGTCCTGCTTCATTACTGCTACCTTACTTCCAGTACCcatcactgaacctggagctaggctggcagctaGCAGTGATTTTCCagtcccagcccctcctcccttagtgctggagttacaggtgcagACATGCcaagctttttacatggatggtggagatttgaactcaggtccccatgcttaggcaacaagtgctcttacccctAGAgctgattataatttttaaattccagGGCTGATCCAATGTCTTGTGAAGTTTGGATTCTTCTCCTTTTGTAGGCCTAGGCCCAAGGTGACTTTAATATATTCCCCACCCacatttttccccttttttcttatGACAGGCCCTtggtatgtagccaaggctgtcaTTCACTATGTAgaaaaggctggccttgaacttgtggcgaTCATGATCATTTTGCTTCaggcctcctgagggctgggattacaggcaagacCCACAGTCCTTGTTCAGCAtcccttttcccctttaaaaGCAACACCGCCCCTCATCCTTCCTGTCTCTAGCTCAGGGTGACTCCACCGTCCAAAGTTTCCCAGCTAGAAACTCAAGTCTGGCCCTGGAcaagtccttccttccttgttctcCACAACCTGTCTATTCTGCTTCTATCCCTCATGTCCCTATAGCCTGGCCTAGCCCTGTCTTATTTCTCAGGTTTCTGCCCACCTTCCTGAGCTCTTGGGTATCCTGTCATCATTTACAACCCactgtgcacaggtgtgtgtatgtgtgtgtgtgtgcgcgcgcgcgtgcgtgtatgcatgtacctgtgtgtgcatttgtgtacatgtgttcatgtgtgtgcaggtgtgcatgtgcgtgcatgcatatgtgtatgtgcgtgtgttgTGGGGTGCTAACTGGGAATATTACCCAGAGCCTCATGCTTGCTAGGCAATCACTCCACCATTGAGCCATGTCCCCACCTCTCACCAGTGGATCCCAAGCAAGGGCTCTCGAGCTCCCCGCTCACTGTCCTGAAGACTCCAGTCAAGAGCTCTGCCACAGAGTTCCAGTCTCCTGCAGTTCATTTCGTCATGGAAGCTCAAAGATTTTCTAAAATGCAGCTGTAAACTAGGTGTGGTAATTTAGTacactcagcacttgggaagccgaGCAGGACGCTGAGTTAGAAAAAGCCCTCACCGCTCAGGGAACCCTAAACCATGTTCCTTTCATCTCCTTGCACATTCTGTCCTCTGGAACCATTGCTCTGGTTCCTGGGGCCTGCCTGGCAGGAACAGTTTCTTACGTTGGACTTGAGGGTATCTCAGTAGGAGCAGGAGGGCATAGCGGATGGTGGCACCGATGGTCATCGTCCCAGCAAACAGCAGGTATGTGACCGTCATCAGCAAGTTCTTCTCAGTGAATTCTGTACCTGGGTCTTGTTTCTCCTGAGGATTGAAATAAATGTTTGGGACAAGTTGAGAAATGAGGGACTGTTATTTAAATGAGATTTAGAttcaagtttatttatttattattattaccattattattattttccagacagggtttctctgtgtagccctggctgtcttagaactcactctgtagaccaggctggccttgaagtcacagagatttacctgactctgcttcctgagtgctgggattaaaggcatgccaggTGAgattcaagattttaaaaaagatctttttaaactgtatgtgtgggcatgtgtgtgccctggcatgcatgtggaggtcagaggacaacttgcagaagctgGCTCGACCTGTCTACTGTGTTGGTCCCGGGTAATCAAACACAGATAGTCAGACTTGATGCCAAatccctttacccactgagacaagTCATTggtcattatttctgtttttgaaacagggtctcatgtagcccaggctggctttaaatttgcTATATAGATGAAGAtgacctcctgcctctacctcctaggtgctgggatgacaagtgtGAGCTACCATTCCCAGTTCATGCGGTACTAGCGGTGGTACCCAGGGTTTCCTGCTTGCTAGACTGCTCTACCAACTTGTACACAGAGacatggaaacagagaaagagacctGAAGCCAGGCCTGGGGGTTTGGTTTAGTCCTTAGGAGACAGGAACAGGGGAATatctgcaagttccaggccaggctagGCCTCagggtgagtttcaggccagcttaggcctcagggtgagttccaggacagcctaggttACAGAATAAGACCATATCTcactaaaagtaaagaaaaggaaagagagtcTGCTATCCAGTCCCCGAAGAAAGCTCTGCAGAGCAGACTAGGATCAAGAAGGGATGTCCTCTTCCCCAGAGTCCCATGCCGAGTTCATCTCAGGGATGAGGACTCAGCATATGCTAAGTAAGTGGACTGTCAGCCAGGCTAGTAGTCAGTCATTTCAAGAGGGACATTTCCTCTCCCAGGTTTCCACACCTGTGCCATCTTTAGTAGGAAGGCGTCAACGATGTCACATGCAGGACCTGAGGTGTGGAAGCGTCCCTGGTGTTTCTGTACCTGCTGGATAGTGAAGGCAGCCAGGGTTCTCAAATGATGCTGGAGCTGTGTGTGTGGACCTGGCAGGGGCTGCAGTAGCCAGGAGAACATCTCGTAGGCCTGTGGGTGCAGGAAGACAGCTCGTTTCCAGGGCATTTGACAGGAAGCTTCAAGGCTGGAGAAGGCTTCCATCACTTACCTGGCCCCACGGAGAGCTGATCCCCAACAAGGTACCACTTGCTGCCTGGACCACAGCCTGGAACTCTTTATCTTCATAAGGCAAACGGATGCCAAAGATGAGGGAACAGACGACATTAGAGGTGGCCTGGGCCAGCAGCATGGAAGGGTTGAATGGATGTCCTGGGAGGCATAGAAGaaggcaagggagagagagagagagagagagagagagagagagagagagagagagaacagaattagataaaaagaggcagaaagagaattAGAGCTAGGTGTGGTAGCTCATACCTGTATTCCTGGCCcttgagaagctgagacagaaggattgctgggagttcaaggacagccagggttacagagtgagaccatgtctcaaaaaacaaaaacaaaacaacacatacatacacacatgtacacacacacacacacacatgcaacaaatGACAAAGAGAGAATGGGGCATCTGGTTTTGGGCTGTAGCATTTGTGGTGTTGAAATTAAGAATGGATGATGTTGAGAAAGGCCAGAAGACTTTTGTTCAGAGGTGTGCCCACTGCCACACTGTGGAAAAGGGAGGCAAGCATAAGACTGGACCACATCTCTAGGGTCTGTTTGGGCAGAAGACAGGCCAGGCAGTGGGTTCTCTTACACAGGTGCCGACAAGCCTGCAGTGGATTGTCTTACACAGATGCCAACAGGAACAAAGTCTCACCTGGGAGACACATTCTGATGGAGTATTTGGAGAGTTCAAAAAATACATATCTGGGACAAAAATAATGTTTGCTGCattaagaaaggagaaaggccaGACTGAACAGCTTATCTTAAAAAGGCTATGAGagaaactgggcagtggtggcacatgcctttagtgtcagcacttgggaggcagaggcaggtagatctctgagtttgaggctagcctggtctacagagtgagttccaggacagccagggtgacacagagaaacactgagtTACAAAACAAGGATACTGCTTTATTTATACAAAACAAATGTCTCATGGCTTTTAATGTGTACCGTGATTTAATTCAGAACACGAATAGAGAGCAATGTTTTTGTTGGACAGTCCTGATTTAAATAAAACTGTCTTGTAGTAAAGCGGAAgtgatctttttaaaataacagttcCAGCTGCATGCTAATGCtgctctctccccttttcttaaGATTGGACTTAATTAGTGATGTTCTATGTTCCACAAAGATGCGGTATCACCTCAAACctactgaatggttttgttcttgGGTTTATATAGCTGGGCGTATGAACAGGCTTGAACACGGGAAACATTCTATCACTGTTTCAGAAGTCAAAACACCACCTGTGTTTCAGTTTGTGTTCACTGGCCTGTTACGGGCAGTGGCTAAACCTCAGGAAACAACTGTCTGTTTTTGACGATGCTGATTTAATTAGAATTCCCTATGCCAAggatgctgggttttttttctacCATTGAAAGGCACTTACTGTGGTTTATTTATGATATCAGATAAACAGTATTtaacatacacaggcacatgcacacatgcgcgcgcacgcgcacacacacacacacacacacacacacacacagggagggggCGTGgtagctcacatctgtaatcacttggagactgaggcaggaggattaattaccagttccaggccagactggcctAACTAGTAAAATTCTGCCtcagacaaaacaagacaaagtaGGTAGGGgttaaagaggaaggaagggagagagggagaaagagagcctGCTCAAGGGTACCAATGTCCCAGGGACAGAGACAGCTGTTGTGGTACCTCCAGGGATGATGGACAGAGTCCATGAGGAGGTGAGCAACGGCATCCACCCCTGAGCACCCCTCACCCCCTTAGCAGATTCACCACCACCCTGGAACAAAGAGAgcagtttctcttcctcttggctGGAAGCATTTGTTGGCTCCACCCTgctgaccttctgtcttctggaaCGCCTCCACCAGATTCTGCACCTCTGCCTGGATCAGCTCCTCGCCTTCTCGCTTGCCCATGCCCAGGTCCCGTAGAGCAAGTAAGGTGAATTTTCTCAGCTGTTTCCACCGCTCCCCATTGGCAAAGAAAACTCCTGCGTAGAAAGCCAGATTCAAGAAGGGGACTGGTCCCTTCCCCTCAGTGAGATGCCCCAGGGCCCTGTCCTGAATCTGAATCAGCCTGGCAgatggtgtgtgcatatgtgagtgtgagcatgtgtgcgtgtgtgtgagtgtgtgtgtgtataataatgACTCAGTGGGCACTCTATGAGTACATTGTTGAATTAACTCTTTATCCTTTGAGCTAAAGTCAGCGGAGATAGTCTCCTGAATGTGTGACTAACCCTCCATCACCTTCTTATCCCTTGTTGTTTCATCTGCCCATCCCAGCATGTGTGAAGGAGCGCCATGGGCCCTGATGAGCCAAGATGAGAATATGAACAGAAAGCAAGAATGTTAAAATCATATCACCTTTTCTGTTATCCAAGACACGTGCCTCTGCACAGACCTTCTCTTCTGAGCTCAGTGCTATGGGGTGAAGACTGGCTTGTAGTGGCAGCTGGAAGCTGTCCTTGGCTCCTCTCATGTCTGAAACTAGCTTCTAGCTCTTTCCTCTCCCTACTTCAGTCCCACCATCCACCCCTTGGCTATTCATCAGAACCCTGGCCCTCTCAGGCTCTTCTCTCTGACCAACACCATTTCTCTCTATCCTTAGCCCTTGTCATGGTCCAGCTCGTCCCTTCTCTGGGCTTTTAGCCATCAGTTCTACTCACTCCACAGCCTTTCCCTGTGGAAATGCATAGATCTCAGGAAACCAGAGCTCAGCTGCTCTGCTGTGACTCACAGGCCTGCTAGGTGACCAGAGCCATGGTGACTTCTAGCTTTATTAATCCTTTACTACAACTTCTCTTGTTTCCTCAAAGGCTTCACGATCCCCCGTCCCTACAAGGACCCTTGTTGTTTTATCATGCTTGCACATCTCCATTCTTTTAGGGGTTGATGGACATGAACATAGGGCTTTGCCCATGTTAAGCTCTCTACCAATGAGTCATGCCTTTCCCtagccccagcccctcactggggattctaggcaggggctctaccactgagccacgcccccagcccctcactggaggatcctaagcaggggctctaccactgagccacgcccccagcccctcactgggggattctaggcaggggctctaccactgagccacgcccccagcccctcactgggggatcctaagcaggggctctaccactgagccacacccccagcccctcactggaggatcctaagcaggggctctaccactgagccacacccacagcccctcactgggggattctgtgAGGACTCTACCACTTAAGTACATCCCTAGATGCAGCCCATTGCTTTACGTATTTTAAcagacttactttattttttaatttctatgtgtgcttgtgtatgctcACACGTGTACAAGTGCCTGGAGAGGCCAGAataggatgtcagatcccctgaggcTGGAGTACAAGCTATTGTGAGCTGCccgatgtgagtgctgggacaaGGCACAGGTTCTGTAAGAACAGCAGACGTtctcaggctggcttgaactcctAGCAACTCTCCTGACTCAGTCTGTCAAGTACTTGGccaaaggcctgagccaccactctTACCTCCTTCCCCAGCCTCAATGAACTCCATTCACCTGTTGTGTGGCAGCCCAGAGTCACCTCCTCTGAGAAGCCTGTGTCCCTGCCCACCCTACTCCAGTTCAGCACCTCTCCCCCAACTCTGTGTTCCCACTCTCAGAGCTGTGCTCCTCTGTTTAGAATTCTATCTTCTCGCTCTGTAGTTTCGACATAGTCTCTCACAGCGAGAAGACACTGCATGTGCCTTGGAAATCTGTGTGTCCTCAGTACCTAGGACAGGGCCAGGCACAGAGAACCCATGGACTGAAGGAATtcattcttctcccttctctatacatgtgcacatgctagTCTTTCTGCCTGGATACAACTTCCCTTCTAGCCCAAGAATCGCAGCCTGgacatcctctttttttttttttttttcctgacggCTTCCTGAGTATATCTCTCAGAGCATAGGCTATGTCTGGCATTGCCTGTGGATTCTTAGAATCCtggatttccccccccccccgcccccatgctAGCTTGCCCCTCCCATCCTGAGCCATTCCTCTGAGCGGTTACTGTCCGATGACAGGACTGTCTGGGTTCTCTAGGGGAAGTAGGCAGCGCTATCTTAGTCACCACTACGCTGCCAGACTTTTCtgtggtactggagattgaaGCCAGGACTCTACACATGGCTAGGCATGCTTTCCATCTTAACATATAgaattatttctgtgttttgggacccttttctctctcttctgactGGGGCATGGAATCCATGGCATTACATAAGCTAGGTAGAGGACATGCCCCTTGGTCCATCATTGGTGAATTCTAAAAAAATACTCtattgagccacgcccccagctcctcactgggggattctaggcaggggctctaccactgagccacgcccccagcccctcactggggattctaggcaggggctctaccactgagccacgcccccagcccctcactgggggattctaggtaaGCACTTTCCACTGAACAAGGCCTGCAACCATCACTGGTGAATTCTTCGCATGCCCTACCACTAATCCTACTTCtgtcatttttcaagacagggtcacACTGCCTTGTcatatgtagcccaagctgaccttgaactcactgtatagtgCATGTTAAGTTCCTCCAGCCTGAGCC from Arvicanthis niloticus isolate mArvNil1 chromosome 1, mArvNil1.pat.X, whole genome shotgun sequence carries:
- the LOC117710636 gene encoding cytochrome P450 2S1 isoform X3; the protein is MEAASTWALLLALLLLLLLALTLPRTPARGHLPPGPTPLPLLGNLLQLRPGALYSGLLRLSKKYGPVFTVYLGPWRRVVVLVGHDAVREALGGQAEEFSGRGTLATLDKTFDGHGVFFANGERWKQLRKFTLLALRDLGMGKREGEELIQAEVQNLVEAFQKTEGHPFNPSMLLAQATSNVVCSLIFGIRLPYEDKEFQAVVQAASGTLLGISSPWGQAYEMFSWLLQPLPGPHTQLQHHLRTLAAFTIQQVQKHQGRFHTSGPACDIVDAFLLKMAQEKQDPGTEFTEKNLLMTVTYLLFAGTMTIGATIRYALLLLLRYPQVQHAVLHEAQRLLALVPMGMPHTITRTTCFRGYTLPKGTEVFPLIGSVLHDPAVFQNPGEFHPDRFLDVDGRLRKHEAFLPYSLGKRVCLGEGLARAELWLFFTAIVQAFSLDTPCPPGDLSLKPTISGLFNIPPDFQLQVRPTGDQSR
- the LOC117710636 gene encoding cytochrome P450 2S1 isoform X2 — translated: MEAASTWALLLALLLLLLLALTLPRTPARGHLPPGPTPLPLLGNLLQLRPGALYSGLLRLSKKYGPVFTVYLGPWRRVVVLVGHDAVREALGGQAEEFSGRGTLATLDKTFDGHGVFFANGERWKQLRKFTLLALRDLGMGKREGEELIQAEVQNLVEAFQKTEGHPFNPSMLLAQATSNVVCSLIFGIRLPYEDKEFQAVVQAASGTLLGISSPWGQAYEMFSWLLQPLPGPHTQLQHHLRTLAAFTIQQEKQDPGTEFTEKNLLMTVTYLLFAGTMTIGATIRYALLLLLRYPQVQQRVREELIQELGPGRAPSLSDRVRLPYTDAVLHEAQRLLALVPMGMPHTITRTTCFRGYTLPKGTEVFPLIGSVLHDPAVFQNPGEFHPDRFLDVDGRLRKHEAFLPYSLGKRVCLGEGLARAELWLFFTAIVQAFSLDTPCPPGDLSLKPTISGLFNIPPDFQLQVRPTGDQSR
- the LOC117710636 gene encoding cytochrome P450 2S1 isoform X1, yielding MEAASTWALLLALLLLLLLALTLPRTPARGHLPPGPTPLPLLGNLLQLRPGALYSGLLRLSKKYGPVFTVYLGPWRRVVVLVGHDAVREALGGQAEEFSGRGTLATLDKTFDGHGVFFANGERWKQLRKFTLLALRDLGMGKREGEELIQAEVQNLVEAFQKTEGHPFNPSMLLAQATSNVVCSLIFGIRLPYEDKEFQAVVQAASGTLLGISSPWGQAYEMFSWLLQPLPGPHTQLQHHLRTLAAFTIQQVQKHQGRFHTSGPACDIVDAFLLKMAQEKQDPGTEFTEKNLLMTVTYLLFAGTMTIGATIRYALLLLLRYPQVQQRVREELIQELGPGRAPSLSDRVRLPYTDAVLHEAQRLLALVPMGMPHTITRTTCFRGYTLPKGTEVFPLIGSVLHDPAVFQNPGEFHPDRFLDVDGRLRKHEAFLPYSLGKRVCLGEGLARAELWLFFTAIVQAFSLDTPCPPGDLSLKPTISGLFNIPPDFQLQVRPTGDQSR